From a region of the Euwallacea similis isolate ESF13 chromosome 3, ESF131.1, whole genome shotgun sequence genome:
- the LOC136420199 gene encoding carbonyl reductase [NADPH] 1-like yields the protein MTSTKKLAIVTGSNKGIGFAIVKGLCKEFDGDVYLTARNVERGKSAVKALNNLGFKPLFHQLDITDQLSIDNFSNYIKTKHGGIDLLINNAATAFKNSASEPFAVQAEETIRVNYFGTLKVCEALFPLLRQNARVVNLSSSLGHLLVIPSEELRSKFNSDSLDVSSLTKLMEKFVKDSKAGKEKEEGWGSSAYSVSKVGVSALTFIQQRVFNAESPNRNVSVNAVHPGYVDTDMTSHKGPLTIEEGAKAPLFLALEADLKGKYVWFDCSVVSWDKKLN from the exons ATGACTTCAACTAAAAAATTAGCTATT GTTACAGGTAGCAACAAGGGAATTGGCTTTGCCATAGTCAAAGGTTTATGTAAGGAGTTCGATGGGGATGTATATTTAACTGCTCGAAATGTGGAACGAGGCAAATCTGCAGTTAAAGCTCTCAATAATCTTGGATTTAAGCCCCTTTTCCATCAATTGGATATAACTGACCAACTCAGCATAGACAATTTCTCAAACTACATTAAAACCAAGCATGGAGGCATAGATCTTTTGATCAATAATGCTGCTACTGCCTTTAAA AATTCTGCATCAGAACCATTTGCAGTTCAAGCAGAAGAAACCATTAGAGTGAACTATTTTGGTACTTTGAAGGTGTGCGAAGCCTTATTTCCTTTATTAAGGCAAAATGCTAGGGTTGTCAATTTGTCCAGCTCCCTTGGGCATTTACTAGTAATTCCTTCTGAGGAATTGAGATCCAAGTTTAATAGTGATTCGCTAGATGTGTCCTCTTTAACCAAATTGATGGAGAAATTTGTTAA GGATTCCAAAGCTGGTAAGGAAAAAGAGGAAGGATGGGGCAGTTCTGCTTATTCAGTATCTAAAGTGGGAGTAAGTGCCTTGACTTTTATTCAGCAAAGAGTTTTCAATGCTGAGAGCCCTAATAGGAATGTGTCAGTCAATGCAGTGCATCCTG GATATGTTGATACTGATATGACCAGTCACAAAGGGCCCTTGACCATTGAGGAAGGAGCCAAAGCCCCTTTGTTTTTAGCTCTTGAAGCTGATCTGAAAGGGAAGTATGTGTGGTTTGATTG